The Sphingomonas sanxanigenens DSM 19645 = NX02 genome includes a region encoding these proteins:
- a CDS encoding AtzE family amidohydrolase gives MTGVLQIAAAVRGRQMRAVDIAGEALKRIEARNDGINAATRLLAERAIVEARQVDAKVAAGIDPGPLAGVPYGVKDLFDVAGLPTTAGAGMRRDAPPAGEDAEAIRRLSAAGAVLVATLNMDEYAYGFVTDNAHWGITRNPHDPARFAGGSSGGSAAAVAAGMLPFTLGSDTNGSIRIPASLCGIYGLKPSHGALPMAGAYPFVDSLDDIGPFAASAADLAAVDAVLRGDGDLPTAPSRIAMLGGWFQRNLAPEMRVALDRLAAALGGLETVELPQVAQARSGAFLMTGYEGGRFHLPELRTRALEFDAATRDRLIAGAALPRAAYDEAEAFRTVFRGHAAAAFAKHDVLIAPVVYGPAPLIDDPVIPIDGKPAPARANLGLYTQPISYIGLPVISAPLADVPGMPLGVQLIAAPGGDRMLMAFAAALEEKGLVAARIA, from the coding sequence ATGACCGGGGTTCTCCAGATCGCTGCCGCCGTCCGCGGCCGGCAGATGCGCGCGGTCGACATCGCGGGCGAGGCGCTGAAGCGCATCGAGGCGCGCAATGACGGGATCAACGCGGCGACGCGGCTGCTCGCCGAGCGCGCGATCGTCGAGGCACGGCAGGTCGATGCCAAGGTTGCGGCGGGCATCGATCCCGGGCCGCTCGCCGGCGTGCCCTATGGCGTGAAGGATCTGTTCGACGTCGCCGGACTGCCGACCACCGCCGGCGCCGGCATGCGCCGCGATGCGCCGCCGGCCGGGGAGGATGCGGAGGCGATCCGCCGGCTGTCCGCAGCGGGCGCGGTTCTGGTCGCCACGCTCAACATGGACGAATATGCCTATGGCTTCGTCACCGACAATGCGCATTGGGGCATCACCCGCAACCCGCACGATCCCGCGCGCTTCGCGGGCGGCTCGTCGGGCGGTTCGGCCGCGGCGGTGGCGGCGGGCATGCTGCCCTTCACCTTGGGGTCGGACACCAATGGCTCGATCCGCATCCCGGCCAGCCTGTGCGGCATCTATGGCCTGAAGCCCAGCCATGGCGCGCTGCCGATGGCGGGTGCCTATCCCTTCGTCGACAGCCTCGACGATATCGGCCCGTTCGCGGCTTCGGCGGCGGATCTTGCGGCGGTCGACGCGGTGTTGCGCGGCGATGGCGACCTGCCGACCGCACCTTCGCGGATCGCGATGCTGGGCGGCTGGTTCCAGCGCAACCTCGCGCCCGAGATGCGCGTCGCGCTCGATCGCCTGGCGGCGGCACTGGGCGGCCTGGAGACGGTGGAACTGCCGCAGGTCGCGCAGGCGCGATCGGGTGCCTTCCTGATGACCGGCTACGAGGGCGGCCGGTTTCACCTCCCCGAGCTGCGAACCCGCGCGCTGGAATTCGATGCGGCGACGCGCGACCGCCTGATCGCCGGCGCCGCGCTGCCCCGCGCCGCCTATGACGAGGCGGAGGCGTTCCGCACCGTCTTCCGCGGCCACGCCGCTGCCGCCTTCGCGAAGCATGACGTGCTGATCGCGCCGGTCGTCTATGGCCCCGCGCCGCTGATCGACGATCCGGTGATCCCGATCGACGGCAAGCCGGCCCCGGCCCGCGCCAATCTGGGGCTCTACACCCAGCCGATCAGCTATATCGGCCTGCCGGTGATCTCCGCGCCGCTCGCCGATGTGCCGGGCATGCCGCTGGGCGTGCAACTGATCGCGGCACCGGGCGGAGACCGAATGTTGATGGCGTTCGCGGCGGCGCTGGAAGAAAAGGGGCTGGTCGCCGCGCGGATCGCGTGA
- a CDS encoding TauD/TfdA dioxygenase family protein: MSDTATGTRFHVTPIGDGFGAEVAGLDLATASDAELAGIAALYRKGSVMVIRGQSLTPDQLTRFGAALGPLEDHTREQFTLPGYPTIYILSNKEVDGRRIGVHRDGMGWHTDGSYLREPLDTTVLYALETPPEGADTLLADMRAAFEALPEAERAAIEDKQVLHSFVHLIGQLDPQARSVVTAEQAERAPDVVHPLVLTRPDGSRNFYLSSGSTREILGEEPDAGRQRVRDLIAHATQDRFVYRHKWQAGDILVWNNRYTMHRATDYDDTRYERLVYRLWISGQGGLAA, from the coding sequence ATGTCCGACACAGCCACCGGGACGCGCTTCCACGTCACGCCGATCGGCGACGGCTTCGGCGCGGAGGTTGCCGGCCTCGACTTGGCGACCGCGAGCGACGCCGAACTCGCCGGGATCGCCGCGCTCTACCGTAAGGGCAGCGTGATGGTGATCCGCGGCCAGTCGCTGACGCCGGACCAGCTCACCCGGTTCGGCGCTGCGCTCGGCCCGCTCGAGGATCATACCCGCGAGCAGTTCACCTTGCCCGGCTATCCGACGATCTACATCCTGTCCAACAAGGAAGTGGACGGCAGGCGCATCGGCGTCCACCGCGACGGCATGGGCTGGCACACCGACGGCTCCTATCTGCGCGAGCCGCTCGATACGACCGTGCTCTACGCGCTGGAAACGCCGCCCGAGGGTGCCGACACATTGCTGGCCGACATGCGCGCCGCGTTCGAGGCGCTGCCCGAGGCGGAGCGCGCGGCGATCGAAGACAAGCAGGTGCTGCACAGCTTCGTCCATCTGATCGGCCAGCTCGATCCGCAGGCGCGATCGGTCGTGACCGCCGAGCAGGCCGAGCGCGCGCCGGACGTCGTCCACCCGCTGGTGCTGACCCGGCCGGACGGCAGCCGCAATTTCTACCTCAGCAGCGGATCGACCAGGGAGATCCTCGGCGAGGAACCGGATGCGGGCCGCCAGCGCGTGCGGGATCTGATCGCCCATGCCACGCAGGACCGCTTCGTCTACCGCCACAAATGGCAGGCCGGCGACATTCTCGTCTGGAACAATCGCTACACCATGCACCGCGCCACCGACTATGACGACACGCGCTACGAGCGCCTCGTCTACCGGCTGTGGATCAGCGGGCAGGGCGGGCTCGCGGCATGA
- a CDS encoding creatininase family protein: protein MLHHWRDLGWQDFRDIDSARAVAVMPVAAIEQHGPHLPVSVDSDLNAGIVAAAAPLVAADVPVYLLPQLPVGKSNEHGAYPGTLSIGAATLIALWTDVADSVVRAGFRKLLIFNSHGGQPQLVDVVVRDLRVRHAILAVAASSYALGLPEGLFDRDEERHGIHAGDIETSMMMHLRPEVVKAEKMENFPSAGATIERDHQVLRLEGGVGMGWMTQDVNPSGAVGDPRPATAAKGAAAVAFAAHRLATLLAEISAYPLDAIRTAP from the coding sequence ATGCTGCATCATTGGCGCGACCTTGGCTGGCAGGATTTCCGCGACATCGATTCCGCCCGCGCGGTCGCGGTGATGCCGGTGGCTGCGATCGAGCAGCATGGGCCGCATCTGCCGGTCTCGGTGGATTCCGATCTCAACGCCGGAATCGTCGCGGCGGCGGCGCCCCTCGTGGCGGCGGACGTGCCCGTCTACCTGCTGCCCCAGCTTCCCGTCGGCAAGAGCAACGAGCATGGCGCCTATCCCGGCACGCTCTCGATCGGCGCCGCGACCTTGATCGCGCTGTGGACCGATGTGGCCGACAGCGTCGTCCGCGCCGGGTTTCGCAAGCTGCTGATCTTCAACTCGCACGGCGGCCAGCCGCAACTGGTGGACGTGGTGGTGCGCGACCTGCGCGTGCGCCACGCGATCCTCGCGGTCGCCGCGAGCAGCTATGCGCTCGGGCTCCCCGAGGGGCTTTTCGATCGCGACGAGGAACGCCACGGCATCCACGCCGGCGACATCGAGACCTCGATGATGATGCACCTGCGCCCCGAGGTGGTGAAGGCGGAGAAGATGGAGAATTTCCCCTCCGCCGGTGCCACGATCGAGCGCGACCATCAGGTGCTGCGACTGGAGGGTGGCGTCGGCATGGGCTGGATGACGCAGGACGTGAACCCGTCCGGCGCGGTCGGCGACCCGCGCCCTGCCACCGCGGCCAAGGGTGCCGCGGCGGTCGCCTTCGCCGCGCACCGCCTCGCCACCTTGCTGGCCGAGATCAGCGCCTATCCGCTCGATGCCATAAGGACCGCCCCATGA
- a CDS encoding TetR/AcrR family transcriptional regulator has product MTGDAIPTTRRRDAERTRAALFRAATREFGTHGFAGARIERIVAGAGCNIRMIYHHFGSKAALYQAVVESAYADLRAEEAKLDLDLDDPFGCLDTLLRFTMRYFASHPHLEGLIRSENDTRARVVGTSPAIRASSDRLKGRLEAIVAAGEAKGLFRAGIDPLQLYVTITALSRFHLANGYSLSAVLDTDLRSAEWRRGWADYAAELVRRYVAVV; this is encoded by the coding sequence ATGACCGGCGACGCCATCCCCACGACGCGCCGCCGCGACGCCGAGCGCACCCGCGCCGCGCTGTTCAGGGCGGCCACGCGCGAGTTCGGGACGCATGGTTTCGCCGGCGCCAGGATCGAGCGGATCGTGGCGGGCGCGGGCTGCAACATCCGGATGATCTACCATCATTTCGGCAGCAAGGCGGCGCTCTACCAGGCGGTCGTCGAGAGTGCTTATGCCGATCTCCGGGCCGAAGAGGCGAAGCTCGACCTCGACCTCGACGATCCCTTCGGCTGCCTCGATACGTTGCTGCGCTTCACCATGCGCTATTTCGCCAGCCACCCGCATCTCGAAGGGCTGATCCGCTCCGAGAACGACACCCGCGCCCGCGTCGTCGGCACCTCCCCCGCGATCCGCGCGTCGAGCGACCGGCTGAAAGGGCGGCTGGAAGCGATCGTCGCTGCGGGCGAGGCGAAGGGGCTGTTCCGCGCCGGCATCGATCCGCTGCAGCTCTATGTCACCATCACCGCGCTCAGCCGCTTCCACCTCGCCAACGGCTATTCGCTGTCGGCGGTGCTCGATACGGACCTGCGCAGCGCCGAATGGCGACGCGGCTGGGCGGATTATGCCGCGGAACTGGTGCGGCGCTACGTCGCGGTTGTATGA
- a CDS encoding cysteine hydrolase family protein, whose amino-acid sequence MKPLGATRHNRWQVSPERVDLVRPTIAPRIVDVAAEPRALTIDLARTAILVIDMQNDFCHPDGWLASIGVDVAPARAPIAPLLATLPALRAADVPVLWLNWGNRPDLLNISPALLGVYDPNGEGVGLGAPLPSNGAPVLQAGSWAAAVVDELAPAAGDIRVDKYRMSGFWDTPLDSILRNLGVTTLLFAGVNLDQCVMCTLQDANFLGYDCVLLEDCAATTSPDFCTQATLYNIRQCFGLVTTGAALTAVVGAR is encoded by the coding sequence ATGAAGCCGCTCGGCGCCACGCGCCACAATCGCTGGCAGGTCTCGCCCGAGCGCGTCGACCTTGTCCGCCCGACGATCGCGCCGCGCATCGTCGACGTCGCCGCCGAGCCGCGCGCGCTGACCATCGACCTCGCGCGCACCGCGATCCTCGTGATCGACATGCAGAACGACTTCTGCCACCCGGACGGTTGGCTGGCCTCGATCGGCGTGGACGTCGCGCCCGCGCGCGCGCCGATCGCGCCGTTGCTCGCCACCTTGCCCGCGCTGCGCGCCGCCGATGTGCCGGTGCTGTGGCTCAACTGGGGCAACCGGCCGGACCTGCTCAACATCAGCCCGGCGTTGCTCGGCGTCTATGATCCGAATGGCGAGGGCGTCGGCCTTGGCGCGCCCTTGCCCTCCAATGGTGCGCCGGTGCTGCAGGCGGGAAGCTGGGCGGCGGCGGTGGTCGATGAACTGGCGCCGGCCGCGGGCGACATCCGTGTCGACAAATATCGCATGTCCGGCTTCTGGGACACGCCGCTCGACAGCATATTGCGCAACCTCGGCGTCACGACCCTGCTGTTCGCCGGCGTCAACCTCGACCAGTGCGTGATGTGCACGCTGCAGGACGCCAATTTCCTCGGCTATGATTGCGTGCTGCTGGAGGATTGCGCGGCGACCACCTCGCCCGACTTCTGCACGCAGGCGACGCTCTACAACATCCGCCAATGCTTCGGGCTGGTCACCACCGGCGCGGCGCTGACGGCGGTGGTCGGGGCGCGCTGA
- a CDS encoding TonB-dependent receptor translates to MIALMPGVASAQSASADVSARAPAADGDEGLNDIVVVGEKRETTLQRAPLSITVVGNDELQRRNANELNDLNGIVPGLSISKSEGSARIIAIRGIGYETSANPNSQPGVAFHINGVYVAHVMALAQDLLDVERVEVLRGPQGTVFGQTSTGGAINVITKKPVLGEASGDVALSYGNYNYAKARAGLNIPISDTMAARVSAQYLRHDGYGKSIGVANRSEYDLDDANNLGLRGSLLWQPSSAFTAILSAQTFDTDRNGALQKNVLDTTPGARTVDQDYPSTFELKTRMVDLSLAYDLGEFATLKSVTAYQYMLKEQTADTDRLAGSFYVHTVRWNDRSKAFTQEVSLASQAGGPLDWTVGGFYLRQRALKDYLSLGSGPALTYQGMPIVFATYSPYQHTSVAGYGQATYHATDALSLTAGLRYSWDKTTGQPINFFNQFGPANPRRVTSDAFTGKLGVDYQITPTNMVYATLSRGYKPSGVNFNQGSVQVPQSYKKEMVDALEIGTKNEFFDRKVRLNASGFYYWYDDYQYTAEDPRVNSGGSWNIPHAEIYGAEFEASILPMDGLRFDGMLSLAKGEFKGDFFTIDSQGALAIRRAQAIALGLPQPYVTGYGYNPSIIAAVQNNLQNTNGNKVAKLPGVQGNFSTTYDADVGAGQLTLRGEVVYRGSFNSRIFDGGPLDRVPAYTLFNASVQYAPHDSAFTFSVSAQNLFDRNGVNSLFTDPYGALTTSVEYVNPRQVFGTVSYRF, encoded by the coding sequence GTGATTGCGCTCATGCCGGGGGTGGCATCGGCGCAATCCGCCAGCGCCGATGTTTCGGCGCGCGCACCTGCCGCCGATGGCGATGAGGGGCTCAACGATATCGTCGTCGTCGGCGAAAAGCGCGAGACGACGCTGCAACGCGCGCCGCTGTCGATCACCGTCGTCGGCAACGACGAACTGCAGCGCCGCAACGCCAACGAACTCAACGATCTCAACGGCATCGTGCCCGGTCTCAGCATCTCCAAGAGCGAGGGCAGCGCGCGCATCATCGCGATCCGCGGCATCGGTTACGAGACGTCGGCCAACCCCAATTCGCAGCCGGGCGTCGCCTTCCACATCAACGGCGTCTACGTCGCGCACGTCATGGCGCTGGCGCAGGACCTGCTGGATGTCGAGCGCGTCGAGGTGCTGCGCGGGCCGCAGGGAACCGTGTTCGGCCAGACCTCGACCGGCGGCGCGATCAACGTGATCACGAAGAAGCCGGTGCTGGGCGAAGCCAGCGGCGACGTGGCGCTGAGCTATGGCAATTATAACTATGCGAAGGCGCGTGCCGGGCTGAACATCCCGATTTCGGACACGATGGCGGCGCGGGTCAGCGCGCAATATCTGCGCCATGACGGCTACGGCAAGTCGATCGGCGTGGCCAACCGCTCCGAATATGATCTGGACGACGCCAACAATCTCGGCCTGCGCGGCTCGCTGCTGTGGCAGCCGAGCAGTGCCTTCACCGCGATCCTCTCCGCGCAGACCTTCGACACCGATCGCAACGGCGCGCTGCAGAAGAATGTGCTCGACACCACGCCGGGCGCACGCACCGTCGACCAGGACTATCCGAGCACCTTCGAACTGAAGACGCGGATGGTCGACCTGTCGCTGGCCTACGACCTCGGCGAATTCGCGACGCTGAAGTCGGTCACTGCCTATCAGTATATGCTGAAGGAGCAGACCGCCGACACCGATCGTCTCGCCGGCAGCTTCTACGTCCACACCGTGCGCTGGAACGATCGCAGCAAGGCGTTCACGCAGGAAGTCTCGCTCGCCTCGCAGGCCGGCGGCCCGCTCGACTGGACGGTCGGCGGCTTCTACCTGCGCCAGCGCGCGCTGAAGGATTATCTGTCGCTCGGCAGCGGCCCGGCCTTGACCTATCAGGGCATGCCGATCGTCTTCGCGACCTACAGCCCCTATCAGCACACATCCGTCGCCGGTTACGGCCAGGCGACCTACCACGCCACCGACGCGCTCTCGCTGACCGCGGGCCTGCGCTACAGCTGGGACAAGACCACCGGCCAGCCGATCAACTTCTTCAACCAGTTCGGCCCGGCCAACCCGCGCCGCGTGACCAGCGATGCCTTCACCGGCAAGCTCGGGGTCGACTACCAGATCACGCCGACCAACATGGTCTATGCGACCCTGTCGCGCGGCTACAAGCCGAGCGGCGTCAACTTCAACCAGGGTTCGGTGCAGGTGCCCCAATCCTACAAGAAGGAAATGGTCGACGCGCTGGAGATCGGTACAAAGAACGAGTTCTTCGATCGCAAGGTGCGGCTGAACGCCTCGGGCTTCTACTACTGGTATGATGACTACCAGTACACGGCGGAGGATCCGCGCGTGAATTCGGGCGGCAGCTGGAACATCCCCCACGCCGAGATTTACGGTGCGGAATTCGAAGCCTCGATCCTGCCGATGGACGGCCTGCGGTTCGACGGCATGCTGTCGCTGGCGAAGGGCGAGTTCAAGGGGGACTTCTTCACGATCGACAGCCAGGGCGCGCTGGCGATCCGCCGCGCCCAGGCGATCGCGCTCGGGCTGCCGCAGCCCTATGTGACGGGCTATGGCTATAACCCGTCGATCATCGCGGCGGTGCAGAACAATCTGCAGAACACCAATGGCAACAAGGTCGCCAAGCTGCCCGGCGTGCAGGGCAATTTCTCGACCACCTATGATGCCGATGTCGGTGCCGGGCAGCTCACCTTGCGCGGCGAGGTCGTCTATCGCGGCAGCTTCAACTCGCGCATCTTCGATGGCGGCCCGCTCGACAGGGTGCCGGCCTACACGCTTTTCAACGCGTCGGTCCAATATGCGCCGCACGACAGCGCCTTCACCTTTTCGGTCTCGGCGCAGAACCTCTTCGACCGGAATGGCGTGAACTCGCTGTTCACCGATCCGTACGGCGCGCTCACCACCAGTGTCGAATATGTCAATCCGCGTCAGGTGTTCGGCACCGTTTCGTACCGTTTCTGA
- a CDS encoding aromatic ring-hydroxylating oxygenase subunit alpha: MLTTKQPVLRKFWYATHPLNALADGPRPFRLMGEDIVLFLDAAGEPAALRDRCCHRTAKLSKGWCDKGNIVCGYHGWTYDRGGRLTRIPQFAADKPLPEFGVDAYRCVARYGYAWVCLGEPIADIPTIVEDDLPEYRRIHQFNESWQTAPLRFMENSFDNAHFSFVHKGTFGQMEQPVPKKYQLNETEFGFEADATVEIRNPPESHRVTGTDAPMVERRLRNRWYLPFCRRLDIEYPTGMRHIIFNCATPIDDSSIHIAQILYRNDREEDCSTAELVAWDAAVIEEDREILESTDFDAPLDASTGEEGSMISDHPGLIVRRRLLKLLREHGETEVRGDGPRPPALRRARTGATVTSITSASKG; encoded by the coding sequence ATGTTGACGACCAAGCAGCCGGTGCTGCGCAAGTTCTGGTATGCGACGCATCCGCTGAACGCCCTTGCCGACGGTCCCCGGCCGTTCCGGCTGATGGGCGAGGATATTGTGCTGTTCCTCGATGCCGCAGGTGAGCCCGCCGCGCTGCGCGACCGCTGCTGCCACCGTACCGCCAAGCTTTCCAAGGGCTGGTGCGACAAGGGCAATATCGTCTGCGGCTATCATGGCTGGACCTATGATCGCGGTGGCAGGCTGACCCGCATCCCGCAATTCGCGGCGGACAAGCCGCTGCCCGAATTCGGCGTCGACGCCTATCGCTGCGTCGCGCGCTATGGCTATGCGTGGGTCTGCCTGGGCGAGCCGATCGCCGATATCCCGACGATCGTCGAGGATGATCTGCCGGAGTATCGCCGCATCCACCAGTTCAACGAGAGCTGGCAGACCGCGCCGCTGCGGTTCATGGAGAATTCCTTCGACAACGCCCATTTCTCGTTCGTGCACAAGGGCACGTTCGGGCAGATGGAGCAGCCGGTTCCCAAGAAGTACCAGCTCAACGAAACCGAATTCGGGTTCGAGGCGGACGCGACGGTGGAGATCCGCAACCCGCCGGAATCGCACCGTGTCACCGGTACGGATGCGCCGATGGTCGAGCGCCGGCTGCGCAACCGCTGGTATCTGCCGTTCTGCCGCCGGCTCGACATCGAATATCCCACAGGCATGCGCCACATCATCTTCAACTGCGCGACGCCGATCGACGACAGCAGCATCCACATCGCGCAGATCCTCTACCGCAACGATCGCGAGGAGGATTGCTCGACCGCCGAACTGGTGGCGTGGGACGCGGCGGTGATCGAGGAGGATCGCGAGATCCTGGAATCGACCGATTTCGACGCGCCGCTCGACGCGAGTACGGGGGAGGAGGGATCGATGATTTCCGACCATCCCGGCCTGATCGTCCGTCGCCGCCTGCTCAAGCTGCTGCGCGAGCATGGTGAAACCGAAGTCCGCGGCGACGGCCCCAGGCCGCCGGCGTTGCGCCGCGCACGGACCGGCGCGACGGTCACCTCCATCACCTCTGCCAGCAAGGGTTGA
- a CDS encoding LysR family transcriptional regulator: MLHARLLRYIDEVARRGSIRKAAAHLNIASTAINRQIIAYEEELGTQIFERLPRSVRPTAAGEVLLQHIRNTLKEHDRAHAEIAALQGLRGGSVAIATFENLAANLMPQVSQAFRRSHPRIQVNVFSVFRQQLPQGLASGEYDLALGYNISSTPGSSVLHEFETRLGAVVAADHPLAAEPVVRLSDCTAYPIIVGNETMSIYGIIHDAFAQANLIFRPQIVSNSVSFMKHLARRQEGVTFMTPVDIAEEAARGELVYVPIRDRVVRPQPLSLIYRKNGTLNSAVSRLAEEIRIELRAQLA; the protein is encoded by the coding sequence ATGCTGCACGCCCGCCTGCTGCGCTACATCGACGAAGTCGCCCGCAGGGGCTCGATCCGCAAGGCGGCGGCGCATCTCAACATCGCCTCCACCGCGATCAACCGCCAGATCATCGCCTATGAGGAAGAGCTCGGCACCCAGATCTTCGAGCGGCTGCCGCGCAGCGTACGGCCGACCGCGGCAGGCGAAGTGCTGCTCCAGCATATCCGCAACACGCTGAAGGAGCATGACCGGGCGCATGCGGAGATCGCGGCGTTGCAGGGGCTGCGCGGCGGCAGCGTGGCGATCGCGACCTTCGAGAATCTCGCGGCGAACCTGATGCCGCAGGTGTCGCAGGCCTTCCGCCGCAGCCACCCGCGCATCCAGGTCAATGTGTTCAGCGTGTTCCGCCAACAGCTTCCCCAGGGGCTGGCGAGCGGCGAATATGATCTGGCGCTCGGCTACAACATCTCCTCGACGCCGGGTTCGTCGGTGTTGCACGAGTTCGAGACGCGGCTGGGCGCGGTGGTGGCGGCCGACCATCCGCTCGCCGCCGAGCCGGTGGTGCGGCTGAGCGACTGCACCGCCTATCCGATCATCGTCGGCAACGAGACGATGAGCATCTATGGGATCATCCATGATGCCTTCGCGCAGGCCAATCTGATCTTCCGACCGCAGATCGTCTCCAACTCGGTGAGCTTCATGAAGCATCTTGCGCGGCGGCAGGAGGGCGTGACCTTCATGACGCCGGTGGACATCGCCGAGGAGGCCGCGCGCGGCGAGCTGGTCTATGTGCCGATCCGCGATAGGGTGGTGCGGCCGCAGCCGCTGAGCCTGATCTATCGCAAGAACGGCACGCTCAATTCCGCGGTCAGCCGGCTGGCGGAGGAGATCCGTATCGAACTCCGGGCGCAACTCGCATGA
- a CDS encoding cupin domain-containing protein → MTLPAALLARATAVSAFRIAPADTNYFALLFDPETEGFANVCVVEIFTVGGSTPPNSHSVAHEFFYVLHGEGIAHCQGKALPLARGDALLLRPGAEHVVENTGTTKLYTLTVMTPNEGFAELIRGGEPVELDDEDRAVLSGAG, encoded by the coding sequence ATGACGCTACCCGCCGCGTTGCTGGCGCGCGCGACCGCGGTCTCCGCCTTCCGCATCGCCCCCGCCGACACCAATTATTTCGCGCTGCTGTTCGATCCCGAGACGGAGGGGTTCGCCAACGTCTGCGTGGTCGAGATCTTCACCGTCGGCGGCAGCACCCCGCCGAACAGCCACAGCGTCGCGCACGAATTCTTCTACGTCCTCCACGGCGAGGGTATCGCGCATTGCCAGGGCAAGGCGCTGCCGCTCGCCAGGGGCGATGCGCTGCTGCTGCGCCCCGGCGCGGAGCATGTCGTGGAGAACACCGGCACCACCAAGCTCTACACGCTGACGGTGATGACGCCGAACGAGGGCTTCGCCGAGCTGATCCGCGGGGGTGAGCCGGTGGAGCTTGATGACGAGGATCGCGCGGTTCTGTCCGGGGCGGGCTGA
- a CDS encoding CynX/NimT family MFS transporter has translation MSIATRSAGGWAARLTAAPDAAGTTHLGRWAIAVLFSFSALFFFGFAATFSALGVTLPSMVTELGWSWTQAGLGFTLLGVSCAASSFVPARLIRRFGVRAPLLLGTVVLAGGLLCLSRAQGLTPFFAGTILCGIGYQMLALIPGTHVLSAMFSRRSLVFGIYFTSGSLGGVAGPWIVLSIMSGFDGNWRMVWMVLAACIVVVGLLCTLIVGRGSDTHAQAAAAKPAAAAEEGWAVREALRAPQFWLIFGAYLAQLLVLSCVASMSVAHLTQLAITPAVAAGMLSLEAAVQVGARLLGGAIGEVVNRKLLLLVGLACTTIGVWTLSIATTPALLLTYAVLTGVGVGLTALSSTLLLLEYFGKKHNLELFSIICTLVAISSFNSLAGGAIRDATGSFALAFQLFGCVPALVFLATLITPRPRRKEALP, from the coding sequence ATGAGCATCGCGACGCGCAGCGCCGGCGGCTGGGCCGCCCGGCTGACCGCGGCACCCGATGCCGCGGGGACGACGCATCTCGGGCGCTGGGCGATCGCGGTTCTCTTCTCGTTCAGCGCGCTGTTCTTCTTCGGCTTCGCCGCCACCTTCTCGGCGCTCGGCGTCACCCTGCCGTCGATGGTCACCGAACTGGGGTGGAGCTGGACGCAGGCGGGGCTGGGCTTCACCCTGCTCGGCGTCTCCTGCGCGGCATCCTCCTTCGTGCCGGCGCGGCTGATCCGCCGCTTCGGCGTGCGCGCGCCATTGCTGCTGGGTACCGTCGTGCTGGCCGGCGGGCTGCTCTGCCTCAGCCGCGCGCAGGGGCTGACACCCTTCTTCGCGGGCACGATCCTGTGCGGCATCGGCTATCAGATGCTCGCGCTGATCCCCGGCACGCATGTCCTCTCGGCGATGTTCAGCCGGCGTTCGCTGGTGTTCGGCATCTATTTCACCTCGGGATCGCTGGGGGGCGTCGCCGGGCCGTGGATCGTGCTCAGCATCATGTCCGGCTTCGACGGCAATTGGCGGATGGTGTGGATGGTGCTCGCCGCCTGCATCGTCGTCGTCGGGCTGCTCTGCACGCTGATCGTAGGGCGCGGCAGCGACACCCATGCGCAGGCCGCCGCCGCCAAGCCCGCCGCCGCGGCGGAAGAGGGCTGGGCGGTGCGCGAGGCGCTGCGCGCGCCGCAATTCTGGCTGATCTTCGGGGCCTATCTGGCACAGTTGCTCGTGCTGAGCTGCGTCGCCAGCATGTCGGTGGCGCATCTCACCCAGCTTGCCATCACCCCCGCCGTCGCGGCAGGCATGCTCAGCCTCGAAGCCGCCGTGCAGGTGGGCGCGCGGCTGCTGGGCGGCGCGATCGGCGAGGTGGTCAACCGCAAGCTGCTGCTGCTGGTCGGCCTGGCCTGCACGACGATCGGCGTCTGGACCTTGTCGATCGCGACGACGCCGGCGCTGCTGCTGACCTATGCGGTGCTGACCGGCGTCGGCGTCGGCCTCACCGCGCTCTCCTCCACGCTGCTGCTGCTCGAATATTTCGGGAAGAAGCATAATCTGGAGCTGTTCTCGATCATCTGCACATTGGTCGCGATCTCCTCGTTCAATTCGCTCGCCGGTGGCGCGATCCGGGATGCGACCGGATCCTTCGCGCTCGCCTTCCAGCTGTTCGGCTGCGTGCCGGCGCTGGTGTTCCTGGCGACCCTCATCACGCCGCGCCCGCGGCGGAAGGAAGCATTGCCATGA